The following coding sequences lie in one Fusarium poae strain DAOMC 252244 chromosome 1, whole genome shotgun sequence genomic window:
- a CDS encoding hypothetical protein (BUSCO:16515at5125) → MKQRNVQGRVAAALAVCINDYRTTLNARETTKDHDEQENMLKACHQRCAERTLIVLEKNGGIFIKLGQHLSAMNYLLPSEWTNTFIPLQDKCPVSSLESIEDMFRQDTGEELWDYFSDFSPEPIGAASLAQVHLATIKGSDQKVAVKVQHPELQGWAPLDLALTRYTFSTLKRFFPEYDLEWLSSEMDVSLPKELDFQEEANNARRMKEHFAKIPQLPLIIPEVIWAKQRIIVMACEAGSRLDDLEYLDKNGIDRDEVSATLSRIFNEMIFGDGAPLHCDPHGGNIAIRKNTSRRGLGRGPNFDVILYDHGLYRDIELPMRRSYAKMWLAVIDGDMDRMKKYAHEVAGIEDKDFPLFASAITGRDYSIVSKSGSILENRTADEQKTMSGALQEGLIVDLVQLLSRVPRIILLILKTNDLTRSLDENLQTRQGPIRSFMILARYCTKTVFHEKLEEIGQNGSLLWPLNAVRVVAAWVGFMRVEIKLEAFELWLFTKRLLGLGGGELSGAAFQK, encoded by the exons ATGAAGCAGCGGAACGTACAGGGCAGAGTTGCAGCTGCGCTCGCTGTTTGTATCAACGA TTATCGAACAACCTTGAATGCGAGAGAAACGACCAAGGATCATGACGAACAAGAAAACATGCTAAAAGCATGCCATCAACGATGCGCCGAACGAACCCTTATCGTATTGGAAAAGAATGGAGGCATCTTCATCAAACTTGGTCAGCATCTC AGCGCCATGAACTATCTTCTGCCTTCTGAGTGGACCAACACGTTTATACCGCTACAAGACAAATGCCCTGTATCTTCACTTGAATCCATTGAAGATATGTTCCGCCAGGATACTGGAGAGGAGCTTTGGGATTACTTCTCTGATTTCTCTCCTGAGCCAATCGGTGCTGCCTCCCTTGCACAGGTACATTTAGCAACCATCAAGGGTTCGGATCAAAAAGTTGCAGTCAAGGTGCAACATCCAGAACTACAAGGCTGGGCACCCTTGGATCTCGCTCTGACTCGGTATACTTTCTCGACCTTGAAACGATTTTTCCCTGAATACGACCTCGAATGGCTCTCCTCTGAGATGGACGTTTCCCTTCCTAAGGAATTGGACTTCCAAGAAGAGGCCAACAATGCCCGTCGTATGAAGGAGCACTTTGCAAAGATACCACAGTTGCCACTGATTATTCCCGAGGTCATCTGGGCCAAGCAAAGGATCATCGTTATGGCTTGTGAAGCTGGAAGTCGGCTTGACGATCTTGAGTACCTGGACAAAAACGGAATCGATCGTGACGAAGTCTCGGCCACCTTATCCCGCATTTTCAACGAAATGATTTTTGGCGACGGCGCACCATTACACTGCGATCCTCATGGTGGTAACATCGCGATCCGCAAGAACACCAGTCGTCGAGGTCTCGGTCGTGGGCCAAACTTTGATGTCATACTGTACGACCATGGACTGTATCGTGATATTGAACTTCCTATGCGAAGGTCGTACGCCAAGATGTGGCTCGCGGTTATCGATGGTGATATGGACCGCATGAAGAAGTATGCTCACGAAGTTGCTGGTATCGAGGACAAGGACTTTCCTCTTTTCGCCTCGGCAATCACTGGTCGGGACTACAGTATCGTCAGCAAATCTGGATCTATTCTCGAGAATCGAACAGCCGACGAGCAGAAGACAATGAGTGGTGCTCTGCAGGAAGGACTGATCGTCGATCTCGTTCAACTCCTCAGTCGTGTCCCCCGAATCATTCTGTTGATCCTCAAGACAAACGACTTGACCCGCAGTCTGGACGAAAACCTTCAGACTCGCCAGGGCCCCATTCGTTCTTTCATGATTCTAGCACGATACTGCACGAAAACCGTTTTCCatgagaagcttgaagagATTGGTCAGAACGGATCGCTCTTGTGGCCTCTCAACGCTGTACGAGTGGTCGCTGCATGGGTCGGCTTCATGCGTGTAGAGATCAAGCTGGAGGCTTTTGAGTTGTGGCTGTTTACAAAGAGATTGCTGGGTCTGGGAGGCGGAGAGCTCTCAGGAGCGGCGTTCCAAAAGTGA
- a CDS encoding hypothetical protein (BUSCO:53821at5125) produces the protein MLSFAPTPIFTGNWDHRPAISSPLSSSPVRASSPIDRNAHSQRQIQSSPIKPPKFKFASRPTRPNPLNRKREEVQDGRRRQFLQNVKQSREEKAWQRRDIEGQFLKTNYLADRGQLLHDAPEVTEADIEEAMTFYQEQPPIPEEDEMMMDEEEQLEAMLASYEEQQMISSQRPLSPTLSEEDYDDVFAELIAQEQAQQRMQMQPHDRMDTSGDVEMQ, from the exons ATGCTGTCTTTTGCTCCTACCCCCATCTTCACCGGTAATTGGGACCATCGCCCAGCCATCTCATCGCCTCTGTCTTCTTCACCTGTTCGCGCGTCATCGCCAATCGATCGGAACGCGCATTCTCAACGACAAATTCAATCTTCTCCCATTAAACCTCCCAAATTCAAGTTTGCTTCTCGTCCGACGCGGCCCAATCCCCTTAACCGCAAGCGAGAGGAGGTACAAGATGGTAGGCGACGACAGTTTCTTCAGAATGTAAAGCAAAGCCGTGAAGAAAAGGCTTGGCAACGAAGAGACATTGAGGGACAG TTTTTGAAAACAAATTACCTGGCCGACAGAGGACAGCTATTACATGATGCTCCAGAAGTTACCGAAGCAGACATTGAAGAGGCCATGACTTTTTACCAAGAACAACCCCCAATCCctgaggaggatgagatgatgatggacgaggaagagcAGCTTGAGGCAATGTTGGCATCTTACGAAGAACAGCAGATGATTTCCTCTCAGCGACCATTGTCACCTACACTATCAGAGGAAGACTATGACGATGTTTTTGCTGAACTCATTGCACAAGAGCAAGCACAGCAGCGCATGCAAATGCAACCACATGACCGCATGGACACTTCTGGGGATGTTGAAATGCAATAA
- a CDS encoding hypothetical protein (TransMembrane:1 (i12-30o)~CAZy:GH47), with protein sequence MLATFQGRPGRRYISLFLLIAITWFLVHNFRPYERYRTVRIGTYNYLPSSYDWSKQQIFHPVDDIKSPPNGTFKLLPNIQKERPNGYTEDNETTARKAAIKQAFTKSWEAYKKHAWGWDELAPVSLKGKTTFSGWAAQIVDALDTLWILDMKDEFKEAVQIVAMIDWARTGDSYLNLFEVAIRHLGGLLSAYELSDEAVLLGKAIELGEMLYAAFDTPNRLPSHWLYFKSAKNGEQQADEEMSGAAGGSMCLEFTRLSQITGNPKYYDATERIKQFFYRNQDNTKIPGLWPHVMNYREENVDDDRFTLGAGADSLYEYLPKMHALLGGLDSEYVEMTTKALDTATKHLLFKPRNPSDLDILMSGNAVPGDDGAKPKLTAEMQHLTCFIGGTYALAGKLLSRTDLVDLGSRLTAGCVWAYDAFPTNIMPEIAELEACESITSKCRWSDKPVEKKDKLPEGFVRVRNSEYRLRPEAIESVFYMWRITGDDVWRAAAWRMWDSIVKQTETQEAFATITDVNRKGSDKRDNMETFWMSETIKYFYLTFEDPNVINLDEWVLNTEAHPLKRPKGEEPEAPKRKTSWWKFGH encoded by the exons ATGTTGGCCACTTTCCAAGGGCGACCAGGTCGTCGCTACATtagcctttttcttctcatcGCCATCACATGGTTTCTTGTCCACAACTTTCGTCCATATGAACGTTACCGCACCGTCAGAATAGGCACCTACAACTACCTTCCCAGCAGCTATGATTGGAGCAAGCAGCAGATCTTCCACCCCGTCGACGACATCAAGAGTCCCCCAAACGGCACATTCAAGCTACTGCCCAATATTCAGAAGGAACGCCCGAACGGCTACACCGAAGACAACGAGACGACTGCTAGAAAGGCGGCCATCAAGCAGGCCTTCACCAAGAGTTGGGAGGCTTATAAGAAGCATGCGTGGGGCTGGGACGAGCTGGCGCCAGTCTCTCTCAAGGGCAAGACCACCTTTTCTGGCTGGGCCGCCCAGATTGTCGATGCTCTCGACACTCTCTGGATTCTTGACATGAAGGATGAGTTCAAAGAAGCTGTCCAAATTGTTGCCATGATCGATTGGGCACGCACTGGTGATAGCTACCTCAACCTGTTCGAGGTAGCTATTCGTCACCTTGGTGGCCTCCTCTCTGCCTATGAGCTCTCTGACGAAGCTGTCTTGCTCGGCAAGGCCATTGAGCTAGGCGAGATGCTCTATGCCGCATTCGACACCCCCAACCGCCTGCCATCTCACTGGCTTTACTTCAAGTCTGCGAAGAACGGAGAACAGCAAGCCGATGAAGAGATGTCTGGTGCTGCAGGCGGCTCAATGTGCCTTGAGTTCACTCGTCTGTCCCAGATTACTGGCAACCCCAAGTACTATGATGCCACGGAGCGCATTAAGCAGTTCTTCTACCGCAATCAGGACAATACTAAAATCCCCGGTTTGTGGCCACATGTCATGAACTACCGTGAGGAAAACGTCGACGACGATCGCTTCACCCTTGGAGCTGGCGCAGATTCACTCTACGAGTACCTACCCAAGATGCACGCTTTGTTGGGTGGCCTAGATTCCGAATATGTTGAGATGACCACCAAGGCTCTTGATACCGCCACTAAGCATCTGCTCTTCAAACCTCGTAATCCCAGTGACCTGGATATACTGATGTCAGGCAACGCAGTGCCAGGCGATGATGGCGCCAAGCCCAAGCTTACCGCTGAAATGCAGCACTTGACATGCTTTATTGGCGGAACTTATGCCCTGGCCGGTAAGCTTCTTTCACGGACTGATCTTGTCGACCTCGGTTCTCGCCTAACAGCTGGCTGTGTTTGGGCATACGATGCTTTCCCCACGAATATCATGCCCGAGATTGCTGAGCTTGAAGCATGCGAGTCTATCACCAGCAAATGCCGCTGGAGTGATAAACCTGTGGAGAAAAAGGACAAGCTACCCGAGGGTTTCGTCCGAGTCCGCAACTCAGAATACAGACTGCGCCCCGAGGCTATCGAGAGCGTCTTCTACATGTGGCGTATCACAGGCGACGATGTTTGGCGTGCTGCTGCTTGGCGTATGTGGGACAGCATCGTCAAGCAGACTGAGACTCAGGAGGCCTTTGCTACAATCACTGATGTCAACAGAAAGGGTAGCGACAAGCGCGATAACATGGAG ACTTTTTGGATGTCCGAAACGATCAAGTACTTCTACCTCACTTTTGAGGATCCCAACGTCATCAACTTGGACGAATGGGTGCTCAACACCGAGGCACACCCCCTTAAGCGTCCCAAGGGCGAGGAGCCTGAGGCTCCTAAGAGAAAGACATCGTGGTGGAAATTCGGCCATTAA
- the ASN1 gene encoding asparagine synthetase (MEROPS:MER0034539~BUSCO:12154at5125) → MCGIFACHRHPDVEKFKPTALKLAKQIRHRGPDWSGSVISNHTILCHERLSIVGVESGAQPLTNADDSIILAVNGEIYNHRHIRKHLKERYHFKTTSDCEVIIPLYTEFDTDAPNHLDGMFSFVLYDKKQDRTIAARDPIGITTFYQGWSSTEPGTVYFASELKCLHTVCDKIVAFPPGHVYDSKTGETTRYFNPSWWDPKKVPSNPVDYKVLRQALEKSVRKRLMAEVPFGVLLSGGLDSSLTASIAQREVTRLRKQALEANGNVLPVEDPDTGEGLVGVDDDDHLDTLTYLPQLNSFSIGLPGSPDNKAALEVAKFLGTKHHVMTFTIEDGLNALSDVIFHLETYDVTTIRASTPMYLLSRKIKAMGIKMVLSGEGSDEIFGGYLYFHAAPDKESFHEETVRRVKNLHLSDCLRANKSTSAWGLEARVPFLDKEFLEYSMNIDPQDKMITKEKLEKYIVRKAFDTSDEPDEQPYLPDNILWRQKEQFSDGVGYGWIDALKDTAEKQVTDEMMKNPKPEWGNDIPDTKEAYWYRCMFDEHFPPHCASTVMRWTPTWSKQSDPSGRAIATHNAKYDNAA, encoded by the exons ATGTGTGGAATCTTCGCCTGTCACCG TCATCCCGACGTGGAAAAGTTCAAGCCTACGGCTCTGAAGCTCGCAAAGCA AATTCGTCACCGTGGCCCAGACTGGA GTGGAAGCGTTATTTCCAACCACACCA TTCTCTGCCATGAGCGTCTCAGTATCGTCGGTGTTG AGTCCGGAGCCCAGCCCCTGACCAACGCTGACGACAGCATCATTCTCGCCGTCAACGGTGAGATCTACAACCATCGTCACATTCGAAAGCACCTCAAGGAGCGATACCACTTCAAGACCACTTCTGATTGTGAGGTCATCATCCCTTTG TACACCGAATTTGACACCGATGCCCCTAACCATCTCGACGGTATGTTCTCCTTTGTCCTCTACGACAAGAAGCAAGACCGCACAATTGCCGCCCGCGACCCTATCGGTATTACCACTTTTTACCAGGGCTGGTCCTCCACTGAGCCTGGAACCGTCTACTTCGCCTCCGAGTTGAAGTGCCTGCACACCGTTTGCGACAAGATTGTCGCTTTCCCCCCCGGTCATGTCTACGACTCCAAGACTGGCGAGACCACTCGCTACTTCAACCCTTCTTGGTGGGACCCCAAGAAGGTTCCCAGCAACCCTGTCGACTACAAGGTCCTTCGACAGGCTCTTGAGAAGTCCGTCCGAAAGCGACTCATGGCTGAGGTGCCATTCGGTGTTCTACTTTCCGGTGGTCTTGATTCGAGTTTGACTGCCTCCATCGCCCAGCGTGAGGTGACCCGACTCCGAAAACAGGCTCTCGAGGCCAACGGCAACGTTCTCCCCGTCGAGGACCCTGACACAGGCGAGGGTCTCGTTGGtgtcgacgatgacgatcACCTCGACACTCTTACCTACCTTCCCCAGCTCAACTCTTTCTCTATCGGTCTTCCAGGCTCTCCCGACAACAAGGCCGCTCTTGAGGTCGCCAAGTTCCTCGGAACCAAGCACCATGTCATGACCTTTACCATCGAGGATGGTCTTAATGCCCTTTCTGACGTTATCTTCCACCTCGAGACTTACGACGTCACCACCATCCGAGCCTCTACCCCTATGTACCTCTtgtcaagaaagatcaagGCTATGGGTATCAAGATGGTTCTGAGTGGCGAGGGTAGCGATGAGATCTTTGGCGGTTATCTGTACTTCCACGCTGCTCCCGATAAGGAGTCTTTCCACGAGGAAACTGTGCGACGTGTCAAGAACTTGCATCTGTCTGATTGTCTGCGAGCCAACAAGTCCACATCTGCTTGGGGTCTTGAGGCTCGTGTTCCTTTCCTTGACAAAGAG TTCCTCGAGTACTCCATGAACATTGACCCCCAGGACAAGATGATCACCAAGGAGAAGCTCGAAAAGTACATCGTCCGCAAGGCTTTCGATACTTCAGATGAGCCCGATGAGCAGCCTTACCTCCCCGATAACATCCTCTGGCGACAGAAGGAACAGTTCTCTGATGGTGTTGGCTACGGATGGATCGATGCCCTCAAGGACACCGCTGAGAAGCAGGTTACCgacgagatgatgaagaaccCCAAGCCTGAGTGGGGCAACGATATCCCTGATACCAAGGAGGCATACTGGTACCGATGCATGTTTGACGAGCACTTCCCCCCTCACTGCGCGTCAACTGTCATGCGCTGGACTCCCACTTGGTCCAAGCAGTCTGACCCTAGTGGCCG AGCCATTGCTACCCACAACGCCAAATACGACAACGCGGCTTAA
- the HUS5 gene encoding SUMO conjugating enzyme Hus5 (BUSCO:52910at5125), with translation MALCQNRLQEERKQWRRDHPFGFYAKPQRTKEGILDVKNWECGIPGKDNTIWSGGLFKLTMVFPDEYPTKPPKCKFVPPLFHPNVYPSGTVCLSILNEEEAWKPAITIKQILLGIQDLLNDPNPESPAQAEAYNLFKKDRAEYEKRVRRIVRENPTP, from the exons ATGGCGCTGTGTCAGAACAGATTGCAGGAGGAAAG GAAGCAGTGGCGACGAGACCATCCTTTCGGTTTCTATGCCAAGCCTCAGCGCACCAAAGAAGGTATTCTCGATGTCAAGAACTGGGAATGCGGAATACCTGGAAAGGACAATACGATTTGGTCTGGAGGTCTTTTCAAGCTGACCATGGTTTTTCCTGATG AATATCCCACAAAGCCTCCCAAAT GCAAATTTGTTCCCCCGCTGTTCCACCCGAACGTTTACCCGTCAGGCACTGTGTGTTTGTCCATTCTCAACGAGGAGGAGGCATGGAAACctgccatcaccatcaagcAAATCCTACTTGGTATTCAAGATCTTCTCAACGACCCTAATCCCGAGTCCCCTGCCCAGGCGGAGGCATACAACTTATTCAAGAAAGATCGCGCCGAGTACGAGAAGCGAGTCCGCCGAATAGTCCGCGAAAACCCCACTCCTTGA
- a CDS encoding hypothetical protein (BUSCO:38340at5125), with amino-acid sequence MSVPAFSDIAKPANDLLNKDFYHLSATTFEFKDTAPNGVAFKVTGKSSHEKATSAAIEGKYTDKPTGTTPTSFSSTPSLSQSPSPSSPPISNPRRKQNLPSLSVSRILGPKSGWPIGFAALLQPGFAQLLMFYSRTGLTLTQTWNTANALDTKIEVADSLAKGLKLEGLFNFLPATAAKGAKFNLHFKQPGFHGRAFFDLLKGPVANVDAVVGHEGFLAGASAGYDANKAALTAYSAAVGYAAPQYSAAITASDNLSVFAASYYHKVNSQVEAGAKATWNSKTGNAVGLEVASKYRIDPVSFTKVKINDRGIAALAYNVLLREGVTLGLGGSFDTQKLDQATHKLGASFTFEG; translated from the exons ATGTCTGTCCCCGCCTTCTCCGACATTGCCAAGCCGGCCAACGAT CTCCTCAACAAGGATTTCTACCACCTCTCTGCCACCACCTTCGAGTTCAAGGACACCGCCCCCAACGGCGTTGCCTTCAAGGTCACTGGCAAGTCCAGCCACGAGAAGGCCACCTCTGCTGCT ATTGAGGGAAAATACACCGACAAGCCTACTGGTACGACACCAACATCTTTTTCTTCAACACCGTCACTTTCACAGTCTCCATCTCCGTCTTCACCACCCATATCTAACCCTCGCCGCAAACAAAATCTCCCCTCTCTCAGCGTCTCGCGAATCCTTGGGCCAAAGTCGGGATGGCCGATCGGATTCGCAGCGCTTCTTCAACCTGGCTTCGCTCAACTGCTAATGTTCTACTCCCGTACAGGCCTGACCCTCACCCAGACCTGGAACACCGCCAACGCTCTCGACACCAAGATCGAGGTCGCCGACTCCCTCGCCAAGGGTCTCAAGCTCGAGGGTCTCTTCAACTTCCTCCCTGCCACCGCCGCTAAGGGTGCCAAGTTCAACCTCCACTTCAAGCAGCCCGGTTTCCACGGCCGTGCTTTCTTCGATCTCCTCAAGGGCCCCGTCGCCAACGTCGATGCTGTTGTCGGCCACGAGGGTTTCCTCGCTGGTGCTTCCGCTGGCTACGATGCCAACAAGGCTGCCCTGACCGCTTACAGCGCCGCTGTTGGCTACGCTGCTCCTCAGTACAGCGCTGCTATCACCGCTTCTGACAACCTCAGCGTCTTCGCCGCTTCTTACTACCACAAGGTCAACTCTCAGGTTGAGGCTGGTGCCAAGGCTACCTGGAACTCCAAGACCGGCAACGCTGTCGGTCTTGAGGTCGCCAGCAAGTACCGCATCGACCCCGTCTCTTTTACCAAG GTCAAGATCAACGACCGCGGTATTGCTGCCCTTGCCTACAACGTCCTCCTCCGTGAGGGTGTCACCCTGGGTCTCGGTGGCTCTTTCGACACCCAGAAGCTTGACCAGGCTACCCACAAGCTCGGTGCCAGCTTCACCTTCGAGGGTTAA
- a CDS encoding hypothetical protein (TransMembrane:1 (o277-297i)), producing the protein MPLRPSFLCSLRSAPIPPVCSARLLQCPTPAITVYGLQAQQRRGRHDEVARKNHYERLNVRHDATPAEIKKSFYSLSKTHHPDANRSDPNASSTFSLISESYTVLSDKSRRSAYDRDVLRLHHHPPQTAAQRGSYHSHQAGGRAPSGLSRRRGTFRGPPPSFYRSGGWGDQADKRRKAHEESTGGGGASSQEQGTSYSSHQSPWGDPFKTHETSSHGGMGPGDDPFGHQNDVPHFDKKGHARTHRREDERRKERWQKRAMGDDDIEFEPQTSITGHFIIISGILATTLLAPLIYIQFMSIGQQKKERV; encoded by the exons ATGCCGCTGCGTCCCTCTTTCCTCTGTAGTCTGCGCTCTGCGCCAATTCCCCCAGTTTGCAGCGCTAGACTGCTCCAGTGTCCGACACCAGCAATTACCGTATATGGACTGCAAGCACAGCAACGAAGAGGACGGCATGATGAGGTCGCCAGGAAAAATCATTATGAGCGACTGAACGTACGGCATGACGCCACACCGGCAGAAATAAAGAA GTCTTTCTATTCACTTTCCAAGACACACCATCCCGACGCCAACCGTTCAGATCCAAACGCATCGTCTACGTTCTCCCTAATCTCCGAGTCGTACACAGTCTTGTCTGATAAGTCTCGCCGCTCAGCCTACGATCGAGATGTCCTACGTTTGCACCATCATCCGCCACAAACAGCCGCTCAGCGTGGTTCTTACCATTCCCACCAAGCTGGTGGACGCGCACCTTCAGGTCTAAGCCGCAGGAGAGGTACTTTTCGCGGTCCGCCGCCTAGTTTTTACCGGAGTGGAGGTTGGGGAGACCAGGCGGACAAGCGTCGCAAGGCGCATGAAGAGAGTACTGGTGGTGGCGGCGCGTCATCGCAAGAACAAGGAACATCATACAGTAGTCACCAGAGCCCCTGGGGTGACCCTTTTAAAACCCACGAGACGTCTTCTCATGGAGGAATGGGACCAGGCGACGATCCTTTTGGGCACCAGAACGATGTCCCTCACTTTGACAAAAAAGGCCATGCGCGAACACATCGACGAGAGGACGAGCGACGTAAAGAACGATGGCAGAAGCGGGCCATGGGTGATGACGATATTGAATTCGAGCCACAAACGTCCATCACCGGGCATTTTATCATAATATCGGGCATTCTGGCAACGACATTATTGGCCCCTCTCATATATATTCAATTCATGAGCATTGGGCAGCAAAAGAAGGAGAGGGTTTAG